A window of the Streptomyces sp. Ag109_O5-10 genome harbors these coding sequences:
- a CDS encoding S1 family peptidase translates to MKHRRIPRRRAALAGTGVAALVAAGVTFQSANASEPARTAAPRILSAPAAGKLASTLAADLGTGAAGTYYDARSRNLVVNVLDDTAAKAVEAAGAKARLVANSLAELDGARTTLKQDATIPGTSWATDPVGNKVVVTADRTVTGAELAKLTQVVDGLGEKAELRHAEGRFKPFVAGGDAITGSGGRCSLGFNVVKGGEPYFLTAGHCTQAISTWSDSSGDVIGQNAQSSFPGNDFGLVKYTSDVAHPSEVDLYNGSAQQITGAAEATVGMKVTRSGSTTQVHDGTVTGLDATVNYSEGTVSGLIQTDVCAEPGDSGGSLFSGSNAIGLTSGGSGDCTSGGETFFQPVTEALSATGAQIG, encoded by the coding sequence TTGAAGCACCGACGCATACCCAGGCGCCGGGCGGCGCTCGCCGGCACGGGTGTCGCCGCGCTCGTCGCCGCCGGAGTGACCTTCCAGAGTGCGAACGCCAGCGAGCCCGCCAGGACCGCCGCACCGCGGATCCTGTCCGCCCCGGCGGCCGGAAAGCTCGCCTCGACGCTCGCCGCCGACCTCGGCACCGGTGCGGCGGGCACCTACTACGACGCGCGGTCGAGGAACCTCGTCGTCAACGTGCTCGACGACACCGCAGCCAAGGCCGTCGAGGCGGCCGGGGCCAAGGCGAGACTCGTCGCCAACTCCCTCGCCGAACTCGACGGCGCGCGCACCACCCTGAAGCAGGACGCGACCATCCCCGGCACCTCGTGGGCGACCGACCCGGTCGGCAACAAGGTCGTCGTCACCGCCGACCGGACGGTCACCGGGGCCGAGCTGGCCAAGCTCACCCAGGTCGTCGACGGGCTCGGCGAGAAGGCCGAACTCCGTCACGCGGAGGGGAGGTTCAAGCCCTTCGTCGCCGGCGGCGACGCGATCACCGGCTCGGGCGGGCGCTGCTCGCTCGGCTTCAACGTGGTCAAGGGCGGCGAGCCGTACTTCCTGACCGCCGGCCACTGCACCCAGGCCATCTCCACCTGGTCGGACTCCTCGGGCGACGTGATCGGCCAGAACGCCCAGTCCAGCTTCCCCGGCAACGACTTCGGGCTGGTCAAGTACACCTCGGACGTGGCCCACCCGAGCGAGGTCGACCTCTACAACGGCTCCGCCCAGCAGATCACCGGAGCGGCCGAGGCCACCGTCGGCATGAAGGTGACCCGCAGCGGCTCCACCACCCAGGTCCACGACGGCACGGTCACCGGCCTCGACGCCACCGTGAACTACTCCGAGGGCACGGTGAGCGGGCTCATCCAGACCGACGTGTGCGCCGAGCCCGGCGACAGCGGCGGTTCGCTCTTCTCGGGCAGCAACGCGATCGGCCTGACCTCGGGCGGCAGTGGCGACTGCACCTCCGGCGGCGAGACGTTCTTCCAGCCGGTGACGGAGGCACTGTCGGCGACGGGGGCCCAGATCGGCTGA
- a CDS encoding SDR family NAD(P)-dependent oxidoreductase yields MRIDNTAAIVTGGASGLGAATAAALAKQGARVFVLDLAAGSADGEDITYLTTDITDGAAVEAAVATAASCGAPLRTVVNCAGIAPSMRILGKKGVHDLALYAKVVQVNLIGTFNVLALAAEAIARTEADEHGQRGVVVNTASIAAYEGQVGQAAYASSKGGIVGLTLPAARDLAQYGIRVCTIAPGIVETPMLATVSDEFRAGLAASVPFPQRLARPEEYARLALAIIEHDYLNGETIRMDGALRMAPR; encoded by the coding sequence ATGCGCATCGACAACACCGCCGCGATCGTCACCGGCGGAGCGTCCGGCCTCGGCGCGGCGACCGCGGCGGCCCTCGCCAAGCAGGGTGCCCGCGTCTTCGTCCTGGACCTCGCGGCCGGCTCCGCGGACGGCGAGGACATCACCTACCTCACGACCGACATCACCGACGGCGCCGCGGTGGAGGCGGCCGTGGCCACGGCGGCCTCCTGCGGGGCGCCCCTGCGCACCGTCGTCAACTGCGCCGGCATCGCCCCCTCGATGCGGATCCTCGGCAAGAAGGGCGTGCACGACCTGGCCCTGTACGCCAAGGTCGTGCAGGTCAACCTCATCGGCACCTTCAACGTCCTCGCACTCGCCGCCGAGGCCATCGCGCGGACCGAGGCCGACGAGCACGGCCAGCGCGGGGTGGTCGTCAACACCGCCTCCATCGCCGCGTACGAGGGCCAGGTCGGGCAGGCCGCGTATGCCTCCTCCAAGGGCGGCATCGTCGGGCTGACCCTGCCGGCCGCCCGTGACCTCGCCCAGTACGGCATCAGGGTGTGCACCATCGCGCCCGGCATCGTGGAGACCCCGATGCTCGCCACCGTCTCCGACGAGTTCCGCGCCGGACTGGCCGCGAGCGTGCCCTTCCCGCAGCGTCTCGCCCGGCCCGAGGAGTACGCCCGGCTCGCGCTGGCGATCATCGAGCACGACTACCTCAACGGCGAGACCATCCGCATGGACGGGGCGCTCCGGATGGCGCCGCGCTGA
- a CDS encoding slipin family protein: MVEALVAAGAALVSVGAVYALAAARVVRQYERGVVFRLGRLRPEVREPGFTMIVPFVDRLQKVNMQIVTMPVPAQEGITRDNVTVRVDAVVYFKVTGPAEAVVRVEDYRFAVSQMAQTSLRSIIGKSELDDLLSNREKLNQGLELMIDSPAVEWGVTIDRVEIKDVSLPETMKRSMARQAEADRERRARVINADAELQASKKLAEAAKEMSEQPAALQLRLLQTVVAVAAEKNSTLVLPFPVELLRFLERAQQQLPPAAGADGPGGTEGAAGANSGQGQPGDSRG, from the coding sequence ATGGTCGAGGCGTTGGTGGCGGCCGGGGCCGCTCTCGTGTCCGTCGGAGCGGTCTACGCGCTGGCCGCGGCACGGGTCGTCAGGCAGTACGAACGGGGCGTGGTGTTCCGCCTCGGCCGGCTGCGACCGGAGGTCCGCGAGCCCGGGTTCACGATGATCGTCCCGTTCGTGGACCGGCTCCAGAAGGTCAACATGCAGATCGTCACGATGCCCGTGCCCGCGCAGGAGGGCATCACCCGGGACAACGTGACCGTACGCGTCGACGCCGTCGTCTACTTCAAGGTGACCGGGCCCGCCGAGGCGGTGGTCCGGGTCGAGGACTACCGCTTCGCCGTCTCGCAGATGGCGCAGACCTCGCTGCGCTCCATCATCGGCAAGAGCGAGCTGGACGACCTGCTGTCCAACCGGGAGAAGCTCAACCAGGGCCTGGAGCTGATGATCGACAGCCCGGCCGTGGAGTGGGGCGTCACCATCGACCGCGTCGAGATCAAGGACGTCTCGCTGCCGGAGACCATGAAGCGGTCCATGGCCCGGCAGGCCGAGGCCGACCGTGAACGCAGGGCCCGCGTCATCAACGCCGACGCCGAACTGCAGGCGTCCAAGAAGCTCGCGGAGGCGGCGAAGGAGATGTCGGAGCAGCCCGCCGCGCTCCAGCTGCGGCTGCTGCAGACGGTGGTGGCGGTCGCCGCCGAGAAGAACTCGACGCTGGTGCTGCCGTTCCCGGTGGAGCTGCTGAGGTTCCTGGAGCGGGCGCAGCAGCAACTGCCTCCAGCGGCCGGGGCCGATGGTCCCGGCGGGACCGAAGGGGCGGCGGGGGCGAATTCCGGCCAGGGACAGCCGGGGGACAGCCGGGGCTGA
- a CDS encoding TetR/AcrR family transcriptional regulator: MPASRRTARQTDLLERLVALLTAEGFASFTLDELTERLRCSKTTLYQLADSRQELVREAVKHYFREATKSVEKQVAIVSEPSDRVVVYLNAVAAELKPLSRQFLDDMAAFEPAREVYEANTRIAAGRLRQLITEGVAAGAFRDVHAAFVGEVVAATMQEIQRGEISTRTGLTDSEAYAELASLIVHAVSP; encoded by the coding sequence ATGCCTGCCTCCCGCCGTACCGCGCGCCAGACCGATCTGCTGGAGCGTCTGGTCGCGCTGCTGACGGCTGAGGGCTTCGCGTCGTTCACCCTGGACGAGCTGACCGAGCGGCTGCGGTGCTCGAAGACGACGTTGTACCAACTGGCCGACAGCAGGCAGGAACTGGTCCGGGAAGCGGTCAAGCACTACTTCCGGGAGGCCACCAAGTCCGTCGAGAAGCAGGTGGCGATCGTCTCCGAGCCGTCGGACCGGGTGGTGGTCTATCTGAACGCCGTCGCCGCGGAACTCAAGCCGCTTTCCCGGCAGTTCCTCGACGACATGGCCGCTTTCGAGCCCGCCCGCGAGGTGTACGAGGCCAATACGCGCATCGCCGCGGGCCGGCTGAGGCAGCTCATCACGGAGGGCGTCGCGGCCGGCGCCTTCCGGGACGTCCACGCGGCGTTCGTGGGCGAGGTCGTCGCCGCCACCATGCAGGAGATCCAGCGGGGCGAGATCTCCACCCGCACCGGGCTGACCGACTCCGAGGCGTACGCCGAGCTGGCCTCGCTCATCGTCCACGCGGTCTCGCCCTGA
- a CDS encoding acyl-CoA dehydrogenase family protein — protein sequence MPATRTLPSAEAVDLIGLTRELAEKELAPRVGDAEAEERFPREVFRTLGRAGLLSLPYPEEHGGGGQPYEIYLQVLEEIATVWSSVAVGVSVHALSCYGLAAFGTAEQKREWLPRMLGGDLLGAYCLSEAHAGSDPGALRTRAVRDGDDYVLNGAKAWTTHAGHADFYTVMARTSDDGSHGISCFLVPADTPGVSADPPERKMGLTGSATATVRLTDVRVPAGRRLGAEGQGLAIALASLDCGRLGIAAVAVGLAQGALDHAVNYARERETFGRAIIDHQGLAFVLADMAAAVQSARATTLAAARLKDQGLPFGSEASIAKLVATDNAMKVTTDAVQVLGGYGYTRDFPVERYMREAKVMQIFEGTNQIQRLIIGRALKQHDRGTLRVRNGEN from the coding sequence ATGCCCGCTACCCGAACGCTCCCCTCAGCCGAGGCCGTCGACCTGATCGGCCTGACCCGTGAGCTGGCCGAGAAGGAACTGGCGCCACGCGTCGGCGACGCCGAGGCCGAGGAACGGTTCCCCCGCGAGGTCTTCCGCACCCTCGGCCGGGCCGGCCTGCTGAGCCTGCCCTACCCCGAGGAGCACGGCGGCGGTGGCCAGCCGTACGAGATCTACCTGCAGGTCCTCGAAGAGATCGCGACCGTGTGGTCCAGCGTCGCGGTCGGCGTCTCGGTGCACGCGCTGTCCTGCTACGGCCTCGCCGCCTTCGGCACCGCGGAGCAGAAGCGGGAGTGGCTGCCCCGGATGCTCGGCGGCGACCTGCTCGGCGCCTACTGCCTGTCCGAGGCGCACGCCGGTTCCGACCCCGGGGCGCTGCGCACCCGGGCCGTGCGGGACGGCGACGACTACGTGCTCAACGGCGCGAAGGCATGGACCACGCACGCCGGCCACGCGGACTTCTACACGGTCATGGCGCGCACCTCCGACGACGGCTCGCACGGCATCTCGTGCTTCCTCGTGCCCGCCGACACCCCCGGCGTGAGCGCCGATCCTCCCGAGCGGAAGATGGGCCTGACCGGTTCGGCCACCGCCACCGTCCGGCTGACGGACGTGCGCGTCCCGGCCGGCCGCCGGCTCGGCGCGGAGGGCCAGGGGCTCGCCATCGCCCTGGCCTCGCTGGACTGCGGACGGCTCGGTATCGCGGCGGTGGCGGTCGGCCTGGCCCAGGGCGCACTGGACCACGCCGTGAACTACGCGCGGGAACGGGAGACGTTCGGCCGGGCCATCATCGACCACCAGGGCCTGGCCTTCGTCCTCGCGGACATGGCCGCGGCGGTCCAGTCCGCGCGCGCCACCACGCTCGCCGCGGCACGGCTCAAGGACCAGGGTCTGCCGTTCGGCAGCGAGGCGTCCATCGCCAAGCTGGTGGCCACCGACAACGCCATGAAGGTCACCACCGACGCGGTCCAGGTGCTGGGCGGCTACGGCTACACCCGCGACTTCCCGGTCGAGCGTTACATGCGCGAGGCCAAGGTCATGCAAATCTTCGAGGGCACCAACCAGATCCAGCGTCTGATCATCGGCCGGGCGCTGAAGCAGCACGACCGCGGCACCCTCAGGGTGCGGAACGGGGAGAACTGA